ACATGAGAGGACATTTGGAGGTCCTAAGGAAGATAGAAGGAAGCTGATGGAAGCAGTTCAGGGACAGCTGGAATCTCTGTTCTTCCTATATGCAGACAAGGAGAACAAGGTTAATAGTAAGGTATATGATATGGAGTTTGACTATACTGCCAAGACTGCTATTGATGATGATGGGGTTAAACATACTGTATGGAAGATACCCAATAAACAGCTTGAAGAGTATATCCTTGAGGCAATATCCAATACAAGAATATACATAGCCGATGGACACCATAGATATGAAACAACGCTTCTCTATTCAAAGGAAAGAGGAGGCACAGAAAGTGATCCGTATTCCTATGTTATAGGAACTTTTTTCAATATGTATTCCAAAGATCTCGTGATATTACCAACTCACAGGTTAGTCAAAGTTGAGTCGTTTTCACAGGATAACTTCTTGAAGAAAATTAGCGAATATTTCAAGGTAGCTGTTGTAAATTACTCTGAGCAGATTGCAGATATGGCTATAAATAAACTTAGGTTGGTTATGAATGAAAGAAAGCAGAAACAGATGGTATGTTTTGGTGTTTTTTCAATGTATGATCCAAATAAATTATACCTTATAACTCTGAAGGATGAAATAAAGCAGAGTATTATAGATAAGTATGCAAAAAGTTTAGGTAAGGAGGTTGCCTCTCTTGATGTATCCATATTTACTGAACTTGTGCTTAAGGAAATATTGGGACTCTCGGAACAACAAGTGCTTTCTAAAGCTTATGTTGATTACATTAGGTATGAAAAAGAGGCTATATCTATTGTGAAGAAGGGAGTAAGGGATCTTGCATTTATTCTTAACCCCGTGAGTATTAGTGATGTTATAAAGGTTTCTGAAGCGGGATTAGTTATGCCACAGAAGTCTACTGACTTTTATCCTAAGATAGAGAGTGGGTTATTACTGTATCTTTTTGGCGAGCAGTGACCTCCTGACTGTTTATTTGCTCTAAAATACAAGAAATAGGAGATTGATATGGGATGGGAATTACTAGTAGTAGCTTTAGTTTGTGTTCTCTCTACAGCAGGGATATTTATAACTTTAGATAGATTGAGGTTGACTAAGGCTAAAGAGAAAGCAGACGCGATAATAAAGAGTGCAATTGATGAGAAAGAAAACCTCATAAATCTTGCTTACAAGGAAGCAGAAGATCTTAAGGCGAAGTTTCTCTCTTCAGCTAAAGAAGAAATAAACAAATATAGGGAAGATGTTGAAAAAGATTTAAGAAATATAAGGAAAGACTTGCAGATACTGGAGAGGAGGTTAGCTAGCAAGGAAGAGATTCTTGAGAGGAAAGAATC
This is a stretch of genomic DNA from Brevinematia bacterium. It encodes these proteins:
- a CDS encoding DUF1015 domain-containing protein; translated protein: MPLLKPFKSTGYNIKVVNDLNLVVAPPYDVITPEQREVYASKSIYNIVHLTLPEGEGDEKYSNARKRLLSWLLKDVVVTDPDPGIFIYEQKFSVGGVNYKRRGVVALLRVEDYGSGVFRHERTFGGPKEDRRKLMEAVQGQLESLFFLYADKENKVNSKVYDMEFDYTAKTAIDDDGVKHTVWKIPNKQLEEYILEAISNTRIYIADGHHRYETTLLYSKERGGTESDPYSYVIGTFFNMYSKDLVILPTHRLVKVESFSQDNFLKKISEYFKVAVVNYSEQIADMAINKLRLVMNERKQKQMVCFGVFSMYDPNKLYLITLKDEIKQSIIDKYAKSLGKEVASLDVSIFTELVLKEILGLSEQQVLSKAYVDYIRYEKEAISIVKKGVRDLAFILNPVSISDVIKVSEAGLVMPQKSTDFYPKIESGLLLYLFGEQ